Proteins from a single region of Vicia villosa cultivar HV-30 ecotype Madison, WI unplaced genomic scaffold, Vvil1.0 ctg.006050F_1_1, whole genome shotgun sequence:
- the LOC131642904 gene encoding uncharacterized mitochondrial protein AtMg00810-like translates to MSFNFEEETVEVKVDAIVETPMEVEAVANILDIVEVEEGAEPINYSEGLKIQQWKLAMVEELQEIERNNTWELFELPTHNKAINVMAQNITIICLYVDDLLPGMVVHQRKFVKEILKRFNMDDSNPTSSPVKTNLKLEKHGEEYKVDVTSFKQIIGFLRYVCNSRPDIDFTVRLVSRYMSEPRVSHKKVARRILRYLKGSIDYGILFQRDSEGEEATNDDWDGDKEDRRSTTGYFF, encoded by the exons ATGAGCTTTAACTTCGAAGAAGAAACTGTTGAAGTCAAAGTTGATGCAATTGTCGAAACGCCAATGGAAGTCGAAGCAGTTGCCAACATTCTTGACATAGTTGAAGTCGAAGAAG GTGCTGAACCAATCAACTATAGCGAGGGTTTAAAGATTCAACAATGGAAGTTAGCTATGGTAGAAGAGTTACAGGAAATCGAGAGAAATAACACATGGGAGTTATTTGAATTGCCAACACATAATAAAGCTATCAAC GTCATGGCACAAAATATAACAATCATCTGcttatatgtcgatgacttgCTG CCAGGTATGGTGGTACATCAAAGGAAGTTTGTCAAAGAGATACTCAAGAGATTCAATATGGATGATTCGAATCCTACATCCTCACCTGTCAAAACAAACTTGAAgttggagaagcatggagaggaaTACAAAGTTGATGTAACTTCGTTCAAGCAAATTATCGGATTTCTGAGATATGTGTGCAATAGTCGACCTGATATAGATTTCACAGTCAGATTAGTGAGCagatacatgagtgaaccaagaGTGTCACACAAGAAGGTTGCAAGAAGAATTTTAAGATACCTAAAAGGATCGATAGACTATGGAATTCTATTTCAACGAGACTCTGAAGGCGAAGAAGCAACAAATGATGATTGGGACGGAGATAAGGAAGACCGAAGAAGCACAACTGGATATTTCTTTTAA